One Rubrobacter naiadicus genomic window, CAGGACCAGCGGCCGGCTCACCAGCGCGTGCGGGGCTATCGGGACCAGCACGTAACACTGGGCGTCGTTCGAGACGATCGGCCCCCCCGCCGAGAGCGCGTACGCCGTGGACCCGAGCGGGGTGGCCGCGATGAACCCGTCGCAGCGGAAGGCGAAGAGCTCCTCCCCCCCCACCGAGACGTCGACCGAGATGATCTGGTGCGTCCTCTGCTTGACGAGCACGGCGTCGTTGGCGGCGAGGCCCGTCGCCGCCTCCTCCCCGACCCGCACCTCGAGCATCCGGTAGTCCTGGATGTGCAGCCCGCCTCCCGTGGCCTGCTCGACGCCGGATTCGATCTCCTCGGGGAGCATCCCGCTCATGAAACCCACCTTGCCCAGGTTCACCCCGAGCAGCACCCTCCCCGGGAAGATCCGCGAGGCCCTGAGCATGGTCCCGTCCCCCCCGAGGACGAAGACGAGGTCGGGGTCGGCGTCCACCGGATACCCGGGTCCCCCGTCCGCCTCGACGACCTTCTCGATCTCGACCTTCTCCTTCTCCAGGGCGGCCACCAGCCGCTCGAAGTAGCCGCCGCTGACCTCCGGGTTGCGCACGATCCCGACCCTTCTCACCTCATTCACCGGCGACCACCTCCCGGATGCGCCCCTCTCCCAGCGCGCTCCCCGCCCCCCTCACGAGGTGCATCGGGTACTCGCCGTTGCCGGCGCGTCTCCCGGCGACCGGCGCCCGCATCAGATCCCGCGCCCCGAACCCCAAAGACCCCATCGCCTCCACCACCCCAAGCACGGCCCGCAGGCGGACTTCGGGGTCCCTCACGAGCCCCCCGCGCCCGACCCCCTCCGGCCCGGCCTCGAACTGGGGCTTGACCAGGACGACGGCCTCCTCGATCAAGGGCGTGCTCGAGAGGAGCCCGGCGAGCGCCACCTCGAGCGGGATGAAAGAGAGGTCCGCAACGAGAAGCCGTGGAGGGAAGGGGAGATCCCCGCCGGAGAGGTGGCGCACGTTCGTCCCCTCCATGTAGAAGACCCTCCCGTCCCGCGCGAGCGAAGGGTGCAGCTGCCCGTGTCCGACGTCCACCGCGATCACCCGCCGGGCCCCCCGCCGCAGCAGGACCTCCGTGAAACCACCCCGCGAGCACCCGGCGTCCAGGCAATCCAGCCCCTCGACGGTGAGGCCGAACCGCTCGAGCGCCGCCTCGAGCTTCGCCGCCGCGCGCGAGACGTAGCGGCCGGCGCCCTCCTCGACGGAGATCTCCTCGTCCTCGCGCACCCGCCGGCCGGGCTTCCCGAGCACCTCTCCACGCACCCGGACGGCCCCCGAGAGCACCATCTCCCGCGCCCGGCTCCCGCCCGGGGCGAGCCCGCGCTCGACCAGCAGGCGG contains:
- a CDS encoding NAD(+)/NADH kinase, translating into MNEVRRVGIVRNPEVSGGYFERLVAALEKEKVEIEKVVEADGGPGYPVDADPDLVFVLGGDGTMLRASRIFPGRVLLGVNLGKVGFMSGMLPEEIESGVEQATGGGLHIQDYRMLEVRVGEEAATGLAANDAVLVKQRTHQIISVDVSVGGEELFAFRCDGFIAATPLGSTAYALSAGGPIVSNDAQCYVLVPIAPHALVSRPLVLGEKQTVELRLVERKALLSLDGAEPREISPGESVRVKLSKESVRIARTGGWTWWRAVRRTFL
- a CDS encoding TlyA family RNA methyltransferase; its protein translation is MVRLDRLLVERGLAPGGSRAREMVLSGAVRVRGEVLGKPGRRVREDEEISVEEGAGRYVSRAAAKLEAALERFGLTVEGLDCLDAGCSRGGFTEVLLRRGARRVIAVDVGHGQLHPSLARDGRVFYMEGTNVRHLSGGDLPFPPRLLVADLSFIPLEVALAGLLSSTPLIEEAVVLVKPQFEAGPEGVGRGGLVRDPEVRLRAVLGVVEAMGSLGFGARDLMRAPVAGRRAGNGEYPMHLVRGAGSALGEGRIREVVAGE